ATAATAAAGTATATTGAAAATGGAGGAAGTGTTTTCTTCATTGCTGATCATATTGGTGCAGATAGAAATAATGATGGATGGGATGCAATAGAAATATTCAACGGATTTTTGAAAGAGAAACATATAATAGAAACTAAGGAAATATATTCAGATGATTTTGTTGGAAGATTAGGCTTTAGATTTAGAGAAAAACAATATTCTGAAAGCCCTATAGTGAAGATGAAAGAGCATGAGATAACTAAAGGAATAAATAAAACAGGTGCTTGGGCTGGGACATCGGAATATATAATTGATAATGAAAATATAAGTGGAATTATTTATTATAGTGAAGAAACATGGGGAGCTTATGTGATTGCCGGAAAATATGGAAGTGGTAAATTTGTTGCTATAGGTGATTCATCACCAATTGATGATGGAACAGGAACACCGGGAGATAAATTATATGATGGTTATTATTATGGAGATAATAGAGAATTAATGATAAATATTATAAAATGGTTGGTGAAATGAAACACAGTAATAAAGCTAATTCTGGTGAATTCACTAACGATT
This genomic interval from Marinitoga sp. 1197 contains the following:
- a CDS encoding DUF4350 domain-containing protein — protein: MKKTFYLLFVLVIVLFLFSGCIIEDRINRLDKIFNNEAILFDNAHSQTAGNADWTIRGGFSDFADDLKNRGANVNEWGNDEYGSNQRDDDMPITYEIISKYKVYVIPEPNIPFTKDEQNAIIKYIENGGSVFFIADHIGADRNNDGWDAIEIFNGFLKEKHIIETKEIYSDDFVGRLGFRFREKQYSESPIVKMKEHEITKGINKTGAWAGTSEYIIDNENISGIIYYSEETWGAYVIAGKYGSGKFVAIGDSSPIDDGTGTPGDKLYDGYYYGDNRELMINIIKWLVK